Proteins from one Oryza sativa Japonica Group chromosome 12, ASM3414082v1 genomic window:
- the LOC9270571 gene encoding protein Iojap-related, mitochondrial — MLSAARSGALARWRPRETLLPRLLSSSATGAASPPARQAALLELPEVEKVLRDVRAGDVRVFPVGEGGLHGGSCADYMVVATGRSDWHVRNIAQALLYKIKQKQKGSDRILMPSVEGQQAGKWIVIDSGSIIIHALEERAREYYDLESIWTKEVSPNISVQELETSLVKTRRRDHSQKPMKSI; from the exons atgttgTCCGCCGCGCGATCCGGAGCCCTGGCGCGATGGCGTCCCCGGGAGACCCTCCTccctcgcctcctctcctcctccgccaccggcgcGGCCTCCCCGCCTgcgcggcaggcggcgctgCTGGAGCTCCCGGAGGTGGAGAAGGTGCTGCGCGACGTGCGGGCGGGGGACGTGCGCGTCTTCCCCGTCGGCGAGGGCGGGCTGCATGGCGGCTCCTGCGCCGACTACATGGTCGTCGCCACCGGCCGCTCCGACTGGCACGTCCGCAACATCGCCCAGGCTCTACTCTACAAG ATAAAACAGAAGCAGAAGGGTTCTGATAGAATATTGATGCCAAGTGTTGAAGGCCAGCAAGCTGGAAAGTGGATTGTCATTGATTCTG GAAGTATCATCATTCATGCACTTGAAGAAAGAGCAAGAGAATATTATGATTTGGAAAGCATTTGGACAAAAGAAGTGTCTCCAAACATTTCTGTTCAG GAATTGGAAACTTCCCTTGTGAAGACACGCCGCAGGGACCACTCTCAGAAACCCATGAAGAGCATTTGA